In one window of Romboutsia hominis DNA:
- a CDS encoding aminotransferase class V-fold PLP-dependent enzyme — protein MDKIHCDNGATSYPKTTLKGGTMLDYINNVGCNVNRGAYSSSYEAENVLYETRELICELFNFDKPKNVVFTPNITTSLNIVIKGLLKKVTM, from the coding sequence ATGGATAAGATACATTGTGATAATGGAGCAACATCATATCCAAAGACAACATTAAAGGGTGGAACTATGCTAGATTATATAAATAATGTAGGTTGTAATGTAAATAGAGGTGCATATTCATCATCCTATGAAGCGGAAAATGTTCTATATGAAACTAGAGAATTAATATGTGAATTATTCAATTTTGATAAACCTAAAAATGTTGTTTTCACACCTAATATTACAACTAGCTTAAATATAGTAATTAAAGGCTTACTAAAAAAGGTGACAATGTAA
- a CDS encoding aminotransferase class V-fold PLP-dependent enzyme, protein MLVGKLDTKNRTSVVSLDFKELDNGIVCHMLDKNYGISTRSGLYCAPSAHKTLGTFPNGTVRFSFVYFNTEKEIDYIIDCVKNIWINK, encoded by the coding sequence TTGTTAGTTGGAAAGCTTGATACTAAAAATAGAACCTCGGTAGTTTCTCTTGATTTTAAAGAACTTGATAATGGGATAGTATGTCATATGTTAGATAAAAATTACGGTATATCAACTAGAAGCGGTCTTTATTGTGCACCTTCTGCTCATAAAACACTAGGAACTTTTCCTAATGGTACTGTTAGATTTAGTTTTGTGTACTTTAACACAGAAAAAGAAATAGATTATATTATTGATTGTGTGAAAAATATATGGATAAATAAATAA
- a CDS encoding methylated-DNA--[protein]-cysteine S-methyltransferase — protein sequence MKNIFYYETKLGKIGIAEDGKGITDLYLAEKLSSEDMHIEETPLIKETAKQLQEYLLGQRIEFDVPLSLNGTEFQKLVWNELKDVPYGKTYSYKELAQKIGKPTAARAVGMANNKNPILIIIPCHRIIGADGSLVGYAAGLEIKKQLLDMENNN from the coding sequence ATGAAAAATATTTTTTATTATGAAACAAAGCTGGGAAAGATAGGAATTGCTGAAGATGGAAAAGGAATAACAGATCTTTATCTAGCGGAGAAACTATCATCAGAAGATATGCATATTGAAGAAACACCATTAATTAAAGAAACAGCAAAGCAACTTCAGGAATACTTATTAGGACAAAGAATAGAATTTGATGTACCACTTTCTCTTAACGGTACAGAATTTCAAAAGCTAGTATGGAATGAACTTAAAGATGTACCATATGGCAAAACATATAGTTATAAAGAATTAGCTCAAAAAATAGGTAAGCCAACAGCAGCTAGAGCAGTGGGAATGGCAAATAATAAAAATCCTATATTAATAATAATTCCATGCCATAGAATTATAGGTGCTGATGGAAGTTTAGTTGGTTATGCTGCGGGTTTAGAGATAAAAAAACAATTATTAGATATGGAAAATAATAATTAA
- a CDS encoding DNA alkylation repair protein, with translation MNEKIREELLKLSEEKYREFSSRLIPGVENILGVRLLCLRKIAKRIAKKDWREYLKNANDTYFEEVMLQGMVIGYVKDSNIEEILVYIKNFIPKINNWSVCDSFCSGLKITNKNKEIVWEFLKKYNTRIFK, from the coding sequence ATGAACGAAAAAATTAGAGAAGAACTTTTGAAATTATCAGAAGAAAAGTATAGAGAATTTTCTTCAAGGCTAATACCAGGAGTTGAGAATATACTAGGTGTTAGACTTTTGTGTTTAAGAAAAATAGCGAAGAGAATAGCTAAAAAAGACTGGAGAGAATATCTAAAAAATGCTAATGATACATATTTTGAAGAGGTTATGTTACAGGGAATGGTAATAGGATATGTTAAGGATAGTAATATAGAAGAAATATTAGTATATATAAAAAACTTTATTCCTAAAATAAATAACTGGTCTGTATGTGATAGTTTTTGTAGTGGGCTTAAAATAACCAATAAAAATAAAGAAATAGTATGGGAATTTCTAAAAAAATATAACACTAGAATATTTAAATAA
- a CDS encoding nitroreductase family protein: MMKVDKDLCIGCSLCVKDCMVKDIELIDKKAHIKNVACFKCGHCIAICPKNAVSTDDYNMNEVKDYNKEDFSIDADNLLNFIKFRRSVRHFKNQDVEIEKLSKIIEAGRFTQTARNAQDVSYIVVKDGIETLKEMSLERLSDMGKYMLANLTPETMNLKLYAQMWVKMYEEFKANPTGRDSLFFNAPAVILVVSDNPVDASLASSNMELMTNALGLGTFFSGFFTRSAEGNKKIMDFLGLNENQKIVTCMVIGYPDVKYQRTTPRKEAQISWK, translated from the coding sequence TAGATAAAAAGGCTCATATTAAAAATGTAGCCTGTTTTAAATGTGGTCACTGTATTGCAATATGCCCTAAAAATGCAGTATCAACTGATGATTATAACATGAATGAAGTTAAAGATTATAATAAAGAGGATTTCTCTATTGATGCAGATAATTTACTAAACTTTATCAAGTTTAGAAGAAGTGTAAGACACTTTAAAAATCAGGATGTAGAAATAGAAAAACTTTCTAAAATCATAGAAGCAGGGAGATTTACTCAAACAGCAAGAAATGCACAAGATGTATCTTATATTGTAGTTAAAGATGGCATAGAAACTTTAAAAGAAATGTCTTTAGAAAGATTAAGTGATATGGGTAAATATATGCTTGCTAACTTAACACCTGAAACAATGAATTTAAAGCTATATGCCCAGATGTGGGTAAAAATGTATGAAGAATTTAAAGCAAATCCTACTGGTAGGGATAGTCTATTCTTCAATGCTCCTGCTGTAATACTTGTAGTTTCTGATAATCCTGTAGATGCTAGTTTAGCTTCCTCTAATATGGAACTTATGACTAATGCTCTAGGCCTTGGAACTTTCTTTAGTGGATTCTTTACAAGATCTGCTGAAGGAAATAAAAAAATTATGGACTTCTTAGGACTGAACGAAAATCAAAAAATTGTAACTTGCATGGTTATCGGATATCCAGATGTAAAATATCAAAGAACAACTCCAAGAAAAGAAGCACAAATATCTTGGAAGTAA